One Chitinispirillum alkaliphilum genomic region harbors:
- a CDS encoding PAS/PAC sensor hybrid histidine kinase — protein sequence MQDKSIDVEKLLTELDQIRSDNSALKDRLDRISGITTAIIYVLDTDGKFTYVNQAVESILKFKPQDLLGQHFSTIMPKAEYEKVARSHVLPVFHGKVTGGKQSPRLFDERRTGERRTRNLEVKLYTKNNDDVKILVGDVTGIVDVEGAYRSGISVVNKSEGFIGSQGIIFDITKYKKAERERLVLQKSLFEAQKMDAIGKLAGKVAHDLNNKLGSIIGSAEMLKQDYGLVNKELTMYIETILSASRHAANLSGKLLEFSYKADNNCQNVDMHNLADNVLGFIRPTIEESIIINKKYHSVNPIVTGSISQLQNALLNLIVNACDAMSITGGMLTVQTDDITVEEKIKCISGFYAKPGNYLRISVQDTGTGIDEKIFNRIFEPFFTTKTEGKFIGLGLPGVRDCVRYLGGFIQVESKCAKGSVFKIHLPNNDI from the coding sequence ATGCAGGACAAGAGCATCGATGTAGAGAAACTTCTTACAGAGCTGGACCAAATCCGCAGTGACAATTCTGCTCTGAAGGACCGGTTAGACAGAATATCCGGAATCACTACCGCAATAATTTATGTTCTCGATACAGACGGAAAGTTTACTTACGTAAATCAGGCAGTTGAGTCGATACTGAAATTTAAGCCACAAGATCTGTTGGGGCAGCACTTTTCTACAATAATGCCCAAAGCTGAATATGAAAAAGTGGCCAGATCGCATGTTCTTCCGGTTTTTCATGGTAAAGTAACCGGAGGAAAGCAGTCACCAAGGCTTTTTGACGAGCGCAGAACAGGGGAGCGTCGAACACGAAACCTGGAAGTGAAGCTTTATACAAAAAATAATGATGATGTAAAAATACTGGTTGGTGATGTCACTGGTATAGTTGATGTGGAAGGTGCATACCGAAGTGGTATTAGCGTGGTGAATAAAAGTGAAGGATTCATTGGCAGTCAGGGCATTATTTTCGATATCACAAAATACAAAAAAGCAGAACGTGAGCGACTGGTACTTCAGAAAAGCCTTTTTGAAGCTCAGAAGATGGATGCTATAGGGAAGTTAGCCGGAAAAGTAGCACATGACCTCAATAATAAGCTGGGAAGCATTATCGGTTCTGCCGAGATGCTAAAGCAGGATTACGGGCTTGTAAATAAAGAACTGACCATGTATATCGAGACAATCCTCTCTGCATCAAGACATGCCGCTAATTTATCGGGAAAATTGCTGGAATTCAGCTACAAGGCCGACAACAACTGCCAGAATGTTGATATGCATAATCTGGCGGATAACGTTTTGGGATTTATAAGGCCCACAATTGAAGAGAGCATTATAATCAATAAAAAGTATCATTCAGTTAACCCAATTGTAACAGGTAGCATAAGTCAGCTTCAGAATGCTTTGTTGAATTTGATTGTAAATGCATGTGATGCGATGAGTATTACGGGCGGTATGCTTACGGTTCAGACTGATGACATTACAGTGGAAGAAAAAATCAAATGTATAAGTGGGTTTTACGCAAAGCCGGGTAATTATCTCCGTATTTCCGTTCAGGACACCGGGACCGGTATCGACGAAAAAATCTTTAACAGGATATTTGAACCTTTTTTCACAACCAAAACCGAAGGAAAATTTATCGGTTTAGGGCTGCCTGGCGTGCGGGACTGTGTAAGATATTTGGGTGGTTTTATTCAGGTTGAAAGCAAGTGTGCGAAAGGTTCTGTTTTCAAAATTCATTTGCCAAATAATGATATCTGA
- a CDS encoding AraC family transcriptional regulator yields MKKKGLLYSGILLAIISLALEVPFVLRKAVLDADHLLSRTVSFSDSSSFMKEPGQSTVTILQGTGEELRFSFILTPHYKWYFAGILYRADTPLDLTRYTHASITIDACSTYAMQMVLLTDEPGVSDPDSPESWRHMEHLFRSQPGMTRYVMYLDHFHTPPWWINEHVDNGSSIIANPLGSVKGVKVESSPGEKINREHTIRIREIRFYRPVPVFIRVIQSALVVFSVLLFIFRFGFIKREVQDLYTPINLGNRFDNDLKTITEYIGTHYKDPSLSLGTVANFCAMHEDKVGALIKRGYGLSFKRYLNRLRLFEAQRLLRTTDRSIQEIASAVGYSNISHFNRVFKETFNGTPRQFRNK; encoded by the coding sequence GTGAAAAAAAAAGGTCTTTTGTACAGTGGGATTTTACTGGCGATTATCTCTTTAGCTTTAGAGGTTCCCTTTGTCCTCAGAAAAGCAGTTCTTGATGCTGATCATCTTTTGAGCAGGACTGTTTCTTTTTCAGATAGCAGCAGCTTCATGAAAGAGCCTGGGCAGTCGACTGTTACGATTCTTCAGGGAACGGGAGAAGAGCTGCGGTTCTCATTTATATTGACCCCACATTATAAATGGTATTTTGCCGGCATTCTGTACAGAGCAGATACCCCGTTAGACCTCACACGCTACACTCATGCTTCCATTACAATTGATGCCTGCAGTACCTACGCAATGCAAATGGTTCTTCTAACAGATGAGCCTGGAGTTTCTGATCCAGATTCTCCGGAGAGCTGGCGACACATGGAACATTTATTCCGTTCCCAACCAGGCATGACTCGTTATGTGATGTATCTCGATCATTTCCATACACCACCATGGTGGATAAACGAGCATGTCGATAATGGCTCATCCATAATAGCCAATCCTCTTGGCTCTGTCAAAGGAGTGAAAGTGGAGTCCAGTCCCGGAGAGAAAATCAACCGCGAGCATACAATAAGAATCAGGGAAATCCGGTTTTACCGACCAGTTCCTGTATTCATACGGGTAATTCAGAGTGCTTTGGTGGTTTTTTCTGTTCTGCTTTTTATATTTCGTTTTGGATTTATCAAAAGAGAAGTACAGGACCTTTACACTCCAATAAATTTGGGTAATCGTTTTGACAACGATCTCAAAACAATTACCGAGTATATCGGAACCCATTATAAGGATCCGTCACTGTCCCTTGGGACGGTAGCAAACTTCTGCGCAATGCATGAAGATAAAGTTGGTGCTCTCATAAAACGGGGATACGGCCTCTCTTTCAAACGATACCTCAATCGACTTCGTCTTTTTGAAGCTCAGAGACTTCTTCGCACAACAGACCGATCGATTCAGGAAATTGCATCAGCTGTAGGATACAGCAACATAAGCCATTTCAACAGGGTCTTTAAAGAAACATTCAACGGAACACCCCGGCAGTTCCGAAATAAATAG
- a CDS encoding Na+/H+ antiporter NhaC, producing MIKKEDIPTPPLWLALIPVIITGVTLAYSVFVLDTQPHFSLFLGGVTAGLCAYFHGVPWVTIKEGFKMSIARTIPSLIILLIIGMLIAVWIASGIVPAMMYFGLEFMVARWFLPMILLFCSAMALITGSSWSTVGTIGVAAIGVSEGLGIPPAMTAGAVVSGAFFGDKISPMSDSTNLTPSVLGVNLFDHIKHMLYTTLPALVISLLIFTVMGFIASGNGDVTDVSAYTEHIRNHFNLSPLLLFPPAVVIVMIYKKVPAIPSLIAGVMLGGGAYLFLQGGTLGGLSDLIHTGVSMNTDNPQMDALFSRGGMESMYDVVILALVSLALGGIMNYTGMLHSMVLKLSGLLTSVGNITTTVIGTSVFVNIFSANQYLAVILPGQMYEECYRDHKLKLKNLTRTLEAGGTLTAPLVPWNSSGVFVFITLGVPVLDYAPFAILCWITSLIAILYGYLNISMDHTKTPQEEPEDQQ from the coding sequence TTGATCAAAAAAGAAGATATTCCCACTCCCCCGCTCTGGCTTGCACTCATTCCAGTCATTATCACAGGTGTTACTCTTGCTTATTCAGTTTTTGTACTCGACACTCAACCCCACTTTTCCCTTTTTCTCGGCGGAGTTACCGCAGGATTGTGCGCCTATTTTCATGGGGTCCCATGGGTTACAATCAAAGAGGGATTTAAGATGTCTATTGCACGTACAATTCCTTCATTGATTATCCTTCTTATTATAGGGATGCTTATCGCAGTATGGATAGCAAGCGGAATTGTACCGGCTATGATGTATTTTGGATTGGAGTTTATGGTAGCCAGATGGTTTTTGCCGATGATTTTACTTTTCTGCTCTGCTATGGCACTTATAACCGGCAGCTCCTGGTCTACTGTCGGAACAATAGGTGTTGCAGCCATCGGAGTTAGCGAAGGGCTTGGCATACCGCCGGCCATGACTGCAGGAGCAGTTGTTTCCGGAGCATTTTTTGGTGACAAAATTTCCCCCATGTCCGACTCTACCAACCTGACCCCCTCTGTTCTCGGCGTTAATCTGTTTGATCACATAAAACACATGCTCTATACTACCTTGCCAGCTCTGGTGATATCGCTGCTTATCTTTACTGTCATGGGATTTATTGCTTCTGGAAACGGTGATGTAACCGATGTGTCAGCTTATACCGAACATATAAGAAACCATTTCAATCTTTCACCTCTGCTCCTTTTCCCTCCGGCAGTTGTAATAGTTATGATCTATAAAAAAGTTCCTGCTATCCCCAGTTTAATTGCAGGAGTTATGCTTGGAGGAGGGGCGTATCTTTTTCTTCAGGGTGGTACTCTTGGAGGGCTTTCGGATCTGATTCATACGGGTGTATCAATGAATACAGATAATCCGCAAATGGATGCCCTGTTTTCACGGGGCGGTATGGAGAGTATGTACGATGTAGTAATTCTCGCACTGGTATCACTTGCCCTGGGCGGGATAATGAACTACACAGGAATGCTTCACAGCATGGTGCTTAAACTCTCGGGTCTTCTTACTTCAGTTGGAAACATTACCACAACAGTCATCGGAACTTCTGTTTTTGTCAACATTTTCAGTGCAAACCAATATCTTGCGGTTATTCTCCCCGGCCAGATGTATGAAGAGTGCTACAGGGATCACAAACTAAAACTTAAGAACCTAACCCGTACTTTAGAAGCCGGCGGGACACTCACAGCCCCGCTTGTACCCTGGAACAGCAGCGGTGTATTTGTTTTCATCACTCTTGGTGTGCCGGTTCTGGATTATGCACCTTTTGCAATTTTGTGCTGGATTACATCTTTAATAGCAATCTTATACGGATATCTCAATATTTCTATGGATCATACAAAAACACCACAAGAGGAGCCTGAAGACCAACAATAG
- a CDS encoding carbon-nitrogen hydrolase, whose translation MKPFRIALIQNIPGYDTEKSISKAFEMIAIAAQGGAELVCLPEMFYHPFELDKLSDLKRYEKNLRQKFSDYAKIHSIYLFTGTFVEQRGDGALMNTALIFAPDGSEILHYSKCHLFDVTFKNLKVKESSVFSPGDTVAGVETELCSISALICYDIRFPEIARMATLQGADLLIVPAVFNQISGPAHWHLFMRCRAVENQIFLAAVSQGRNEESQYKAYGHSLVVSPWGDILAEAGEGEEILYADINPGLIQNTRARLPLLKHRRSNLYNLTGGTE comes from the coding sequence ATGAAACCATTTCGCATTGCCTTAATTCAGAATATCCCGGGTTATGATACAGAAAAATCAATCAGCAAAGCCTTCGAAATGATAGCCATAGCTGCTCAGGGTGGTGCCGAACTGGTGTGTTTGCCAGAGATGTTTTATCATCCCTTTGAGCTGGATAAATTGTCGGATTTAAAGAGGTATGAAAAAAATCTCAGGCAGAAGTTTTCTGATTATGCAAAAATACATTCTATATATCTTTTTACCGGGACATTTGTGGAGCAAAGAGGAGATGGTGCACTAATGAATACAGCACTGATTTTTGCTCCCGATGGATCTGAGATTTTGCACTACAGTAAGTGTCATCTCTTCGATGTCACTTTTAAGAATCTGAAGGTGAAAGAATCTTCTGTTTTTTCACCGGGTGACACGGTTGCTGGTGTGGAAACTGAACTGTGTTCGATTTCAGCCCTGATCTGCTATGATATACGGTTTCCTGAGATTGCGAGAATGGCAACTCTTCAGGGGGCTGATCTGTTAATCGTTCCGGCTGTTTTCAATCAGATTTCAGGTCCTGCGCACTGGCATCTGTTCATGCGGTGCCGTGCAGTGGAAAACCAGATCTTTTTGGCAGCTGTTTCGCAAGGCAGAAATGAGGAGAGTCAGTATAAGGCTTACGGCCACTCTTTGGTTGTTTCACCATGGGGGGATATTTTAGCGGAGGCTGGTGAGGGAGAGGAAATTTTGTATGCAGATATCAATCCCGGTCTTATCCAGAATACAAGAGCAAGATTACCTTTACTTAAACATAGAAGAAGCAATTTGTATAATCTAACAGGGGGGACGGAATGA
- a CDS encoding Alcohol dehydrogenase: protein MHIPDFSTYRTPQIHFGTGKITQLAQVSKSFGKKALLVTGSSSLHENGMIKSIIESFNSTGLTTLQFQVNSEPTVSLVDSGAEQFRSSGIDIVIAIGGGSVIDAGKAISAMIPVEKSVYDFIEGGGDQKHPGLKIPFIAVPTTSGTGSEASANSVLNIGGESGIKRSVRHPDFVPDVALVDPAMTLSCPPRITSSCGMDTLTQLIESYVSTGASPFTDALVEHILPGTSESLIKATENGSDIQSRTHLSYASLSSGITLANAGLGAVHGIAPVIGGWFPIPHGALCGLLLAPVTKKNISRLKTTDPNHNALKKYSRMGEILSAQRAQTVMEGCEILLEKLYSLKKTFYNSEISSYGVKEVHFSDIARESRCKNNPCELSARDIEEILKEL from the coding sequence TTGCATATACCAGATTTCTCAACCTACAGAACCCCACAAATCCATTTTGGAACCGGAAAAATCACACAACTTGCCCAGGTCTCAAAATCGTTTGGTAAAAAGGCATTGCTTGTAACCGGCTCCTCATCACTGCATGAAAACGGAATGATCAAATCGATAATTGAATCCTTCAACAGCACCGGTCTCACAACGCTACAATTTCAGGTGAACAGTGAGCCCACGGTATCTCTTGTTGATAGTGGGGCTGAGCAATTCAGGAGTTCAGGAATCGACATCGTTATTGCAATTGGTGGAGGAAGTGTCATTGATGCAGGGAAGGCAATCTCTGCCATGATACCGGTTGAGAAATCAGTGTACGATTTTATCGAGGGGGGAGGAGATCAAAAGCATCCCGGTCTTAAAATCCCTTTTATTGCTGTCCCGACGACATCGGGCACTGGCAGTGAAGCAAGTGCCAATTCAGTTTTGAATATCGGGGGAGAATCGGGAATCAAACGCTCCGTTCGCCATCCTGATTTTGTCCCCGACGTTGCACTTGTCGATCCCGCTATGACACTCTCCTGTCCTCCCCGAATCACCTCATCCTGCGGCATGGATACCCTCACCCAGCTTATAGAATCCTACGTTTCCACCGGGGCTTCTCCTTTTACAGATGCACTGGTTGAGCATATTCTGCCGGGGACTTCTGAAAGTCTCATTAAAGCCACAGAAAACGGTTCTGACATTCAAAGCAGAACCCATTTATCATACGCTTCACTCTCTTCGGGGATTACTCTTGCAAATGCTGGTCTTGGAGCAGTTCATGGTATCGCTCCCGTTATAGGCGGCTGGTTCCCGATTCCTCACGGTGCACTCTGCGGGCTTCTCCTGGCACCCGTTACAAAAAAGAATATCTCCAGGCTCAAAACCACTGATCCTAACCATAACGCATTGAAAAAATATTCCCGTATGGGGGAAATCCTCAGCGCCCAGAGAGCACAAACGGTTATGGAAGGGTGTGAGATTCTTCTGGAGAAACTTTACAGTTTAAAGAAAACATTCTACAACTCAGAAATTTCCTCTTATGGTGTAAAAGAGGTGCATTTTTCTGATATTGCCAGGGAATCGAGATGTAAAAACAACCCCTGTGAGCTAAGCGCCAGGGATATCGAGGAAATACTTAAAGAACTGTGA
- a CDS encoding serine/threonine protein kinase, with amino-acid sequence MHFSVDKKLITPFSSIKIVALFSDKEIKNYAFPSVIESARSFISGESFVTVHLQGNDLIATVGRYDPNRIVISRQSDGSLRLNCTCGFNLGGACEHAVAAMLEANQKCAIQTSIDWDNLGGNCEPEEKKPRKIQPKVTELSAFKPVGRLYLTEYDSTLLVELRFSYNDGMVEFSRNDKDQSRLIPHQDGKLYRIYRSKAREALLASNLEQYDLQRYQTGTYTPDGDPRNWILQQLPQLAQEGFEVFGQENLRTVDARRSAPSMSVSVSSANQGVFELSLEVSFDGVAASLISLIHALEQGSKFVQLTDGTSGILPQEWIDKLCAFFSAFESKPDEKGNLPVRNTHCSLVDMLFDMADEKEADEVFLSERADLKEFECVEKHPLPQGLRCSLRPYQRAGYEWFYFLKKYRFGGCLADDMGLGKTVQTLALLLNEKLIGENQPSLIVVPTSLLHNWSREAEKFTPDLNTLIYHGAGRNRYRSVMHMADAVITTYGTVLNDMKILEKISFHYIILDEAQTIKNPLSAISKALRQLFAEHKLALSGTPVENNLSELWSLFSFLNPGMLGSLGSFKNKFIRPIQNELNENVAQVLRRMIFPFILRRTKEQVAKDLPPKSEFVLYSKMLPEQKKLYDITKESYRGKILRSLEVSGLEKTRFQVLEGMLRLRQICSHPSLADKSFNCDSGKYRLLDECITDIVSEGHRVLLFSQFVKSLELLRIRFAQLGIKSEMLTGSTTNRQAVVDRFQSEKGAPVFLISLKAGGTGLNLTSADYVIHLDPWWNPSAENQASDRAYRIGQKKAVFVYKLITQDSIEEHVLDLQNKKKGLIESVIRTESSFYKQLSRDDILGLFS; translated from the coding sequence TTGCATTTTAGTGTAGACAAAAAATTGATCACACCTTTCAGTTCTATAAAAATAGTGGCTCTGTTTTCAGATAAAGAAATTAAAAACTATGCATTTCCTTCGGTGATTGAGAGCGCCAGGAGTTTCATTTCCGGGGAAAGCTTTGTGACTGTTCATCTGCAGGGCAATGACCTTATTGCCACAGTGGGGAGATATGACCCAAACAGAATTGTCATTAGCCGACAGAGTGATGGTTCGCTGCGTCTGAACTGCACCTGTGGATTTAATCTCGGGGGGGCTTGTGAGCATGCTGTGGCCGCAATGCTTGAAGCTAACCAGAAATGTGCAATTCAGACATCAATTGACTGGGATAATTTAGGGGGAAATTGCGAACCAGAAGAGAAAAAACCCCGAAAAATTCAACCTAAAGTTACAGAGTTGTCGGCATTTAAACCAGTAGGCCGTCTCTATTTGACAGAATATGATTCCACACTGCTTGTTGAACTTCGCTTTTCCTATAATGATGGTATGGTTGAATTTAGCAGAAACGATAAGGATCAGAGCCGTCTGATTCCTCATCAGGATGGTAAATTATACCGGATATATCGCTCGAAGGCAAGGGAGGCGCTTCTCGCCTCAAACCTCGAGCAATACGATCTCCAGCGGTATCAGACCGGAACATATACTCCCGATGGAGATCCGAGGAACTGGATTCTGCAGCAGCTCCCTCAGCTTGCTCAGGAGGGGTTTGAGGTGTTTGGACAGGAAAATCTGCGCACCGTTGATGCACGCAGGTCTGCCCCTTCAATGAGTGTTTCTGTTTCATCTGCAAATCAGGGGGTATTTGAGCTTTCCCTGGAAGTGAGTTTTGATGGAGTTGCGGCCTCTCTCATTTCACTGATTCATGCACTGGAGCAGGGGAGCAAATTTGTGCAGCTTACCGACGGAACTTCCGGCATTCTACCTCAGGAGTGGATCGATAAGCTTTGTGCCTTTTTTTCGGCCTTTGAAAGTAAACCGGATGAGAAGGGGAATTTGCCGGTAAGAAACACTCATTGTTCTCTGGTCGATATGCTTTTCGATATGGCAGATGAGAAAGAAGCAGATGAAGTGTTTCTTTCCGAAAGAGCTGATCTTAAGGAGTTTGAATGTGTGGAGAAACACCCTCTCCCGCAGGGTCTGAGATGTTCCCTAAGACCTTATCAGAGAGCTGGTTATGAATGGTTTTATTTTTTGAAAAAATACAGGTTCGGCGGATGTCTTGCCGATGATATGGGGCTTGGCAAAACGGTGCAGACTTTGGCCTTGCTGCTCAATGAGAAACTTATCGGTGAAAATCAGCCATCCCTGATTGTTGTACCAACATCTCTGCTCCATAACTGGTCCAGGGAAGCAGAAAAATTCACACCCGACCTTAATACACTGATCTATCATGGAGCGGGAAGAAATCGCTACAGATCAGTTATGCATATGGCAGATGCAGTGATTACAACCTACGGCACAGTATTGAACGATATGAAAATACTGGAAAAAATCAGTTTCCATTATATCATACTCGACGAAGCTCAGACAATAAAAAACCCACTATCGGCCATAAGCAAGGCACTGAGGCAGCTCTTTGCGGAACATAAACTTGCTCTAAGCGGAACACCGGTTGAAAACAATCTCTCTGAACTCTGGTCGCTTTTTTCGTTCCTTAATCCTGGGATGCTTGGCTCTCTTGGCTCTTTCAAAAACAAATTTATCCGGCCAATACAAAATGAGCTCAATGAAAATGTTGCTCAGGTTTTAAGAAGAATGATTTTCCCCTTTATTTTAAGAAGGACAAAAGAGCAGGTTGCAAAAGATCTCCCCCCGAAAAGTGAATTTGTCCTTTATTCCAAAATGCTCCCCGAGCAAAAGAAACTCTATGATATTACAAAAGAGAGCTACAGGGGCAAAATACTTAGATCCTTGGAGGTCTCAGGGCTTGAGAAGACCCGTTTTCAGGTGCTTGAGGGGATGCTACGGCTTAGACAGATTTGCTCCCATCCTTCCCTGGCTGATAAAAGCTTCAATTGTGACTCCGGAAAATACCGCCTTCTTGATGAATGTATTACTGATATAGTATCGGAAGGGCATCGGGTGCTGCTTTTCTCACAGTTTGTAAAATCTCTTGAGCTGCTGAGAATAAGGTTTGCTCAACTTGGGATAAAAAGTGAAATGCTTACCGGATCTACAACTAACAGACAGGCTGTTGTAGATAGATTTCAGAGTGAAAAGGGAGCACCGGTATTTCTTATAAGTCTAAAAGCCGGCGGAACAGGTCTTAACCTGACCAGTGCCGATTATGTGATTCATCTTGATCCCTGGTGGAATCCCAGTGCTGAAAATCAGGCCTCTGACCGAGCATACAGAATTGGGCAGAAAAAGGCGGTGTTTGTATATAAACTGATAACGCAGGATTCTATTGAGGAGCATGTACTTGACCTTCAGAACAAGAAAAAAGGTCTTATTGAATCTGTCATTCGAACTGAATCCTCCTTTTATAAACAACTCAGCAGGGATGATATTTTAGGCTTGTTCTCATAA